One window of Lentisphaera araneosa HTCC2155 genomic DNA carries:
- a CDS encoding FAD-dependent oxidoreductase, producing the protein MKEKMIIIGFGMVAKHFCDQFIKLGLMNKYDLIIFSKEKHLAYDRVQLTTYARNKDFKSIQLSDEKWFKDNGIELHLGEGIAQIEAKSKIVKSESGQMYPYDELIFATGSSAFVPPIPGVEKEGVFTYRTIEDVDAIRSFSENKKCAVVIGGGLLGIEAADFLKAQGLETHIVEMADFLMPRQLTPDASERLKDTISDKGFTVHTGVSSKEISGGKTGLKLHFKNGDSIDCDLIVVSAGIRPNHQVAEQAKIDVSLGGGIICDDHLNTSEPSIYAMGECVRHNNKIYGLVAPGYKMAEVLAANFSGQEQAFEGADTSTRLKLLGENVVSLGAALQPFKSLVYQDETSYRMLNFDKKHLVGAIGIGEWSDLGRIQSAIENRMLVTDEEIESFLETGSFWNISDSVEKWPDETIICNCLKVSKGEIVQCFKTCNNDIATLKKETGACTACGSCEGLIAQLAGKEVELRNKPNRGLLIASCLCLITLAVLYFSPVYWNINSYDSSSYKLTQTLRSGLWRQITGFTILGLSLFAAAISLRKRFKFFRFGNYNWWRVSHGVFALMSLVILMAHTGFNSGKNINAYLFWTFTTMNLFGVITGFTTSFEFYGTNKVAAFCRRWRRQITFIHFLVFWPIPVLITFHILQAYFFSL; encoded by the coding sequence ATGAAAGAAAAAATGATTATCATTGGCTTTGGCATGGTTGCCAAGCACTTCTGTGACCAGTTCATCAAACTGGGTCTCATGAATAAATATGACTTAATCATTTTCAGTAAAGAAAAGCATTTAGCTTACGACCGCGTCCAACTCACCACCTATGCGAGAAACAAAGATTTCAAAAGCATCCAACTCAGTGATGAGAAATGGTTTAAGGATAATGGCATTGAGCTACACCTAGGCGAAGGCATTGCTCAAATTGAAGCTAAAAGCAAAATCGTTAAGTCTGAATCGGGCCAAATGTATCCCTATGACGAACTCATTTTTGCCACTGGATCCTCTGCTTTTGTCCCTCCCATCCCTGGCGTAGAAAAAGAAGGCGTCTTTACTTACAGAACGATTGAAGACGTTGACGCCATTCGCAGTTTTTCAGAAAACAAAAAATGTGCCGTGGTGATTGGCGGCGGTTTACTCGGCATCGAAGCCGCCGATTTCCTCAAAGCTCAAGGCTTAGAAACTCACATCGTTGAGATGGCCGACTTCTTGATGCCGCGTCAATTAACTCCCGACGCTTCCGAGCGTTTAAAAGATACGATTAGCGACAAGGGCTTCACTGTACACACAGGTGTTTCCAGTAAAGAAATATCCGGCGGAAAAACTGGCCTAAAATTACACTTTAAAAATGGAGATAGCATAGACTGCGATTTAATCGTGGTTTCTGCAGGTATTCGCCCCAATCACCAAGTTGCGGAACAAGCAAAAATTGACGTTTCACTTGGTGGGGGCATCATTTGTGATGATCACTTAAATACTTCTGAACCCAGTATTTATGCTATGGGTGAATGTGTTCGTCACAATAATAAAATCTACGGGCTCGTCGCCCCTGGATATAAAATGGCCGAAGTCCTAGCTGCAAATTTCTCTGGTCAAGAACAAGCCTTTGAAGGAGCCGATACTTCCACACGACTGAAACTCTTAGGAGAAAACGTCGTCAGTCTCGGTGCCGCACTTCAACCCTTCAAGTCTCTTGTTTATCAAGATGAGACAAGTTACCGCATGCTGAACTTCGACAAAAAACACTTAGTCGGTGCCATCGGCATTGGTGAATGGTCTGATTTAGGTCGTATTCAAAGTGCTATTGAGAACCGCATGTTGGTTACTGATGAAGAAATCGAGAGCTTCCTGGAAACGGGTAGCTTTTGGAACATAAGTGACTCCGTGGAAAAATGGCCTGACGAGACCATTATCTGCAACTGTCTCAAAGTGAGCAAAGGCGAAATCGTCCAATGCTTCAAGACTTGCAATAATGATATTGCCACACTCAAAAAAGAAACGGGTGCCTGTACGGCTTGCGGATCTTGCGAGGGGCTCATTGCTCAACTTGCGGGTAAAGAAGTTGAACTCCGCAACAAACCTAACCGTGGTTTACTGATTGCTTCTTGTCTCTGCCTTATCACCCTAGCCGTCCTCTATTTCTCTCCCGTTTACTGGAATATCAACTCCTACGATTCAAGTTCCTATAAACTCACTCAGACTTTGCGCTCGGGTTTATGGAGACAAATCACTGGCTTCACTATTTTGGGTCTCAGTTTATTTGCCGCCGCGATCAGCCTTAGAAAACGTTTTAAATTCTTCCGTTTTGGCAACTACAATTGGTGGCGTGTTTCTCATGGCGTCTTCGCACTCATGAGCCTGGTCATCCTCATGGCTCACACAGGATTTAACTCAGGAAAAAATATTAACGCCTACTTATTTTGGACTTTTACCACCATGAACCTTTTTGGAGTCATTACCGGTTTCACCACGAGTTTTGAATTCTATGGCACAAACAAAGTCGCGGCCTTTTGCCGTCGCTGGCGTCGTCAAATCACCTTTATTCACTTTCTCGTCTTCTGGCCGATTCCCGTACTCATTACTTTTCACATTCTACAAGCTTACTTCTTCTCATTATGA